The following are encoded together in the Arthrobacter sp. Y-9 genome:
- a CDS encoding polyphenol oxidase family protein, with the protein MFAWQAELIPGVRGAFTSTEAGNLAFHVGDDAEAVRVNRSALEERLGTGPVQYMSQVHGKDVTVVGAVSQGADAPVADGLVSRGLPLAVMVADCVPVLLAGDGDGAPVLAAVHAGRPGLAAGVVPAALETMRRLGARDIKAWLGPSVCGRCYEVPSALRDEVADVVPATFAETSWGTPALDLPAGVSSQLAAEGVPVLYRGECTMENDNLYSHRRAPGEGRLAGLIWWENA; encoded by the coding sequence ATGTTCGCCTGGCAGGCGGAACTGATCCCGGGCGTGCGGGGCGCCTTCACCAGCACGGAGGCCGGGAATCTGGCGTTCCACGTCGGCGACGACGCGGAGGCCGTGCGCGTGAACCGCTCGGCGCTCGAGGAACGGCTCGGCACCGGCCCGGTGCAGTACATGTCCCAGGTGCACGGCAAGGACGTGACCGTGGTCGGCGCCGTGAGCCAGGGGGCCGACGCGCCGGTGGCCGACGGCCTGGTCTCGCGGGGACTGCCGCTGGCCGTCATGGTCGCCGATTGCGTCCCGGTCCTGCTGGCCGGCGACGGCGACGGCGCACCCGTGCTGGCCGCGGTCCATGCCGGCCGTCCCGGCCTCGCCGCGGGCGTGGTGCCCGCGGCGCTGGAGACCATGCGCCGCCTTGGCGCCCGTGACATCAAAGCCTGGCTGGGCCCGAGCGTCTGCGGTCGCTGCTATGAGGTTCCGTCCGCGCTCCGGGACGAGGTGGCGGACGTGGTCCCCGCCACCTTCGCCGAAACGAGCTGGGGGACCCCCGCCCTGGATCTGCCGGCCGGTGTGAGCTCGCAGCTCGCGGCCGAGGGCGTCCCCGTGCTGTACCGCGGGGAGTGCACGATGGAGAATGACAATCTGTACTCGCATCGGCGGGCCCCTGGTGAGGGGCGACTGGCGGGACTGATCTGGTGGGAGAACGCATGA
- a CDS encoding YggS family pyridoxal phosphate-dependent enzyme: MNTQSAVDGAPQDERTAELAARLERVRRRIEDASRQAAREKPELIVVTKFHPAEDVRRLYSLGVREVGENRDQEASAKAAELEDLEGLSWHFIGQLQSNKARSVVRYASAVHSVDRESIASALSRAVLAERENHGRADLDVLLQVNLDPAAEEQTRRGGALPASLPALADQVASLEGLRLRGLMAVAPLGADPRPAFEWLHALSGELRASHPEATLLSAGMSHDLEDAIACGATHLRIGTDVLGPRPPMG; encoded by the coding sequence ATGAACACCCAATCGGCTGTCGACGGCGCGCCGCAGGACGAGCGGACCGCTGAACTGGCCGCCCGGCTGGAGCGGGTCCGCCGGCGGATCGAGGACGCCTCCCGCCAAGCGGCGCGGGAGAAGCCCGAGCTGATCGTGGTCACCAAGTTCCATCCCGCCGAGGACGTCCGGCGCCTGTATTCTCTGGGCGTGCGGGAGGTCGGTGAGAACCGGGATCAGGAAGCCTCGGCGAAGGCGGCTGAGCTGGAGGACCTTGAAGGGCTCAGCTGGCACTTCATCGGCCAGTTGCAGAGCAACAAGGCCCGCTCCGTGGTGCGCTATGCGTCCGCCGTGCATTCCGTGGACCGTGAGTCCATCGCCTCCGCCCTCTCGCGGGCGGTGCTGGCGGAGCGTGAGAACCACGGCCGCGCCGATCTCGACGTGCTGCTGCAGGTCAACCTCGACCCGGCCGCCGAGGAGCAGACGCGGCGCGGGGGAGCGCTTCCGGCAAGCCTGCCGGCTCTGGCGGACCAGGTCGCTTCCCTCGAGGGCCTGCGCCTGCGGGGTCTCATGGCCGTCGCCCCGCTGGGGGCGGACCCGCGGCCGGCCTTCGAATGGCTCCACGCGCTGTCCGGCGAGCTGCGGGCGTCCCACCCGGAGGCGACGCTCCTGTCCGCGGGCATGAGCCACGACCTCGAGGACGCCATCGCCTGTGGCGCGACACACCTGAGGATTGGCACAGATGTCCTCGGTCCGCGTCCCCCGATGGGGTAG
- the sepF gene encoding cell division protein SepF produces the protein MASFMQKTMLYLGLTDADEHLDAEHAKLPSRPAEGSQHHEAEEREGSPFEERPAAKPQAVREAPAETEYRAPVTPIKRIAPVRDEPADLRQITTIHPRSYNDAKVIGESFRDGIPVIMNVTDMGEADAKRLVDFSAGLVFGLHGSIERVTSKVFLLSPSFVEVLGEDKKSESQASFFNQS, from the coding sequence ATGGCCAGCTTCATGCAGAAGACCATGCTTTATCTCGGCCTCACGGACGCGGATGAGCATCTCGATGCCGAGCACGCCAAGTTGCCTTCGCGTCCCGCAGAAGGATCCCAGCATCACGAGGCCGAGGAGCGTGAAGGCTCGCCGTTCGAAGAACGGCCAGCCGCGAAGCCGCAGGCAGTCCGGGAGGCGCCTGCTGAGACGGAATACCGCGCGCCCGTCACACCCATCAAGCGTATCGCCCCCGTTCGAGACGAGCCAGCAGACTTGCGACAGATCACCACCATCCACCCCCGTTCCTACAACGACGCCAAGGTCATCGGCGAGAGCTTCCGTGATGGAATCCCCGTGATCATGAACGTCACCGACATGGGCGAGGCCGATGCCAAGCGCCTGGTGGACTTCTCCGCCGGTCTGGTCTTCGGTCTGCACGGCAGCATCGAGCGCGTCACCAGCAAGGTGTTCCTGCTCTCCCCGTCGTTCGTGGAGGTGCTGGGCGAGGACAAGAAGTCCGAGTCCCAGGCCAGCTTCTTCAACCAGAGCTGA
- a CDS encoding YggT family protein translates to MGLLFALIYIAFLLFMVALLVRLVIDWVQVFARHWRPRGAALVVASIVYSITDPPLKFLRRLIPPLRLGNVSLDLAFIVLFIVVSIAMAISSSFA, encoded by the coding sequence ATGGGCCTGTTGTTCGCCCTGATCTACATCGCCTTCCTGCTGTTCATGGTCGCTCTGCTGGTCAGGCTTGTCATCGACTGGGTGCAGGTCTTCGCCCGGCACTGGCGGCCGCGCGGTGCGGCCCTGGTGGTGGCGAGCATCGTGTATTCGATCACAGACCCGCCCCTGAAGTTCCTCCGGAGGCTCATTCCGCCTCTGCGGCTGGGTAATGTGTCCTTGGATCTCGCCTTCATCGTGCTGTTCATCGTGGTGAGCATCGCTATGGCAATATCCAGCAGTTTCGCGTAG
- a CDS encoding DivIVA domain-containing protein, with protein sequence MALTPEDVVNKRFQPTKFREGYDQDEVDDFLDEIVVELRRLTQENEELRKELAAKGGDVVVVESVTEETTAAAAEEAPKPEPVREEAPKAAPAVAEPAPVTSAIPASAESAAGLLAMAQQMHDKHVADGAAQRDKIIAEAQIEASTLVNDAQEKSRQVLGVLEQQRSVLERKVDQLRGFERDYRSRLKTYIEGQLRDLESRGSVAAENSEQGSES encoded by the coding sequence ATGGCTTTGACGCCAGAAGACGTTGTCAACAAGCGCTTTCAGCCGACGAAGTTCCGTGAGGGATACGACCAGGATGAGGTCGATGACTTCCTTGACGAGATCGTCGTGGAGCTCCGCCGTCTGACCCAGGAGAACGAGGAGCTCCGCAAGGAGCTCGCCGCCAAGGGCGGGGACGTTGTCGTGGTGGAGTCCGTGACGGAGGAGACCACCGCCGCTGCCGCGGAGGAGGCGCCGAAGCCGGAGCCCGTGAGGGAGGAAGCGCCGAAGGCCGCTCCCGCCGTCGCGGAGCCCGCTCCTGTCACGTCCGCCATCCCGGCTTCCGCGGAGTCCGCGGCCGGCCTGCTCGCCATGGCGCAGCAGATGCACGACAAGCACGTCGCCGACGGTGCCGCTCAGCGTGACAAGATCATCGCCGAGGCTCAGATCGAGGCGAGCACCCTGGTCAACGACGCTCAGGAGAAGTCCCGTCAGGTGCTCGGTGTTCTGGAGCAGCAGCGCTCCGTCCTCGAGCGCAAGGTGGACCAGCTGCGTGGCTTCGAGCGCGACTACCGCAGCCGCCTGAAGACCTACATCGAGGGTCAGCTCCGCGACCTCGAATCCCGTGGGTCCGTGGCCGCTGAGAACAGCGAACAGGGCTCCGAGAGCTGA
- the lspA gene encoding signal peptidase II yields MSTRPHEPRPEEQGPEPEDREAAPAVTGEQDGGASRSGVRKAVIGLFAAAAVFAYALDQLSKFWVSTTMEEGERIAVLPPVLHWYYIRNSGAAFSIGENFTWVFTIIMACVSIAVLIFIRRVGSLWWGLALGFLLGGALGNLTDRLFRPPSFGMGHVVDFIQLPNFAIFNIADSAVVCAVSIIVILTLRGIGADGRRLSSAKSDDDAEGDRS; encoded by the coding sequence ATGAGCACCAGGCCCCATGAACCCAGGCCCGAGGAGCAGGGACCGGAGCCCGAGGACCGCGAGGCTGCGCCGGCCGTGACCGGAGAGCAGGACGGTGGCGCGAGCCGTTCCGGCGTGCGCAAGGCCGTGATCGGCCTCTTCGCCGCAGCGGCCGTGTTCGCCTACGCCCTGGACCAGCTGAGCAAGTTCTGGGTCAGCACCACCATGGAGGAGGGGGAGCGCATCGCGGTCCTGCCGCCCGTGCTGCACTGGTACTACATCCGGAATTCCGGGGCCGCGTTCTCCATCGGAGAGAACTTCACCTGGGTGTTCACCATCATCATGGCGTGTGTCTCGATCGCGGTCCTGATCTTCATCCGCCGGGTGGGCTCGCTCTGGTGGGGCCTGGCCCTCGGATTCCTGCTGGGCGGCGCCCTGGGCAATCTGACGGACCGCCTCTTCCGGCCGCCGTCCTTCGGCATGGGTCACGTCGTGGACTTCATCCAGCTGCCCAACTTCGCCATTTTCAACATCGCGGACTCGGCCGTCGTGTGCGCCGTCTCGATCATCGTGATTCTGACGCTGCGCGGGATCGGCGCGGACGGCCGCAGACTGTCCTCGGCCAAGAGCGACGATGACGCCGAAGGGGACCGTTCATGA
- a CDS encoding RluA family pseudouridine synthase, translating to MSGAPESGTTTAAERSVVVPEEYAGKRVDAALAALLDLSRSAAAQAVAEGRVSVDGAVPAKSLKLSAGQTVVVRPSEKRDPLEVVVEKVDGLEILLDDEDFVVVDKPVGVAAHPSPGWVGPTVVGGLAGAGYRISTSGAPERAGIVHRLDVGTSGVMVVAKTEHAYTLLKRAFKERTVDKVYHTVVQGLPDPLKGTIDAPIGRHPGHDWRFAVIEDGRPSVTHYEVLEAFGRASLLEVHLETGRTHQIRVHFSALRHPCAGDLTYGADPRLAAELGLTRQWLHAKELSFDHPRTGERITVSSEYPEDLAYALERLRDGL from the coding sequence ATGAGCGGCGCACCGGAATCCGGCACGACGACGGCGGCGGAGCGGTCCGTCGTCGTGCCGGAGGAGTATGCGGGCAAGAGGGTCGACGCCGCGCTGGCGGCGCTGCTGGACCTCTCCCGTTCAGCGGCCGCCCAGGCCGTGGCCGAAGGGCGCGTGAGCGTGGACGGCGCCGTCCCGGCGAAGTCCCTGAAGCTGTCCGCGGGCCAGACCGTGGTGGTGCGGCCCTCTGAGAAGCGTGACCCGCTGGAAGTGGTGGTGGAGAAAGTGGACGGACTGGAGATCCTGCTTGATGACGAGGACTTCGTCGTGGTGGACAAGCCTGTGGGCGTCGCCGCCCACCCCTCCCCGGGCTGGGTGGGGCCGACCGTCGTCGGCGGTCTGGCCGGCGCCGGGTACCGGATCTCCACGTCCGGGGCGCCTGAGCGCGCCGGGATCGTGCACCGTCTGGATGTCGGGACGAGCGGGGTCATGGTAGTCGCCAAGACCGAACATGCCTACACCCTCCTCAAACGGGCCTTCAAGGAGCGGACGGTGGACAAGGTCTATCACACGGTCGTCCAGGGCCTGCCGGACCCTCTGAAGGGCACGATCGACGCCCCCATCGGCCGCCACCCCGGTCACGATTGGCGCTTCGCCGTGATCGAGGACGGCCGTCCCTCGGTGACGCACTATGAGGTGCTGGAGGCGTTCGGCCGGGCCAGCCTGCTGGAGGTGCACCTGGAGACGGGGCGCACCCACCAGATCCGCGTGCACTTCTCTGCGCTCCGGCACCCCTGCGCCGGGGACCTGACGTATGGTGCGGACCCCCGTCTCGCGGCCGAGCTCGGCCTCACGCGCCAGTGGCTGCACGCCAAGGAACTGAGCTTCGATCACCCGCGCACCGGGGAACGCATCACGGTGTCCAGCGAGTACCCCGAGGACCTGGCCTACGCGCTGGAGCGGCTCCGCGACGGACTCTGA
- the dnaE gene encoding DNA polymerase III subunit alpha: MLDGAAKLGELFAETNRLEMPALAITDHGYLFGAHDFWKKAKDAGVKPIIGVEAYVAPGTHRTDKSRVRWGDESQRSDDVSGGGAYTHMTLLSYNNTGMRNLFRASSIASLDSVFGKWPRLDRELLNTYAEGLIATTGCPSGEVQTRLRLGQYREALEAAAEFRDIFGKENYYCELMDHGLSIETRIREDLLRLAKDLDLPLVATNDLHYTHQHDAKAHEALLAIQSGSTLLEPSYDEGGSRFAFSGTGYYLKSPREMRELFRDLPDACDNTLLIAERCEVGFEHNNYMPKFPCPPGENEDSWLVKEVEKGLHYRYPKGIPDDVRKQAEYELGIITSMGFPGYFLVVADFINWAKDHGIRVGPGRGSGAGSMVAYALRITDLDPLRHGLIFERFLNPDRVSMPDFDVDFDDRRRPEVIEYVTRKYGDERVSMIVTYGTIKTKQALKDSSRVLGYPFSMGETLTKALPPAVMAKDIPLKDIEDPKAKRYSEAGDFRELLKTDPEAAKVFETALGLEGLKRQWGVHAAGVIMSSDPIIDVVPIMRRIQDGQVITQFDYPTCEGLGLIKMDFLGLRNLTIISDAIENIKLNRGIDLDLEKLELDDQASYELLARGDTLGVFQLDGGPMRSLLKLMKPDNFEDISAVLALYRPGPMGANAHTDYALRKNGLQPVVPIHPELEEPLKDILGGTFGLIVYQEQVMAVAQKLAGYSLGQADILRRAMGKKKKEELDKQFAGFQQGMLDNGYSAEAVKTLWDILLPFSDYAFNKAHSAAYGVVSYWTAYLKAHYAPEYMAALLTSVGDDKDKSAVYLNECRHMGITVLPPDVNESALTFTPVGNDIRFGMGAIRNVGANVVNAMVETRKEKGAFTSFSDFLQKVPAVVCNKRTIESLIKAGAFDSMPGNRRSLVMIHEEAIDSVITLKRNEANNQFDLFSALDDASPDSGLTVEIPDLPEWEKKDKLSFERDMLGLYVSDHPLQGMETALSGLADTSVASVMSDDGPPDGAIVTIAGMITSLSRRVAKSSGNAYARAEIEDLGGSIETMFFGQVYGPIATILAEDLIVVVKGRVQRRDDGSVTLNCMELSVPDLSQAEGNGQLVISLPTHKATEDLVGRLGEVLRSHSGRAEVRLKLQGTRSIELMRLGRNFAVDPNPSLYADLKVLLGPACLDA, encoded by the coding sequence ATGCTGGACGGTGCGGCCAAGCTGGGGGAGCTCTTCGCCGAGACCAATCGGCTGGAGATGCCCGCCCTGGCGATCACGGACCACGGCTATCTTTTCGGTGCCCACGACTTCTGGAAGAAGGCCAAGGACGCCGGCGTGAAGCCGATCATCGGCGTCGAGGCGTACGTGGCGCCGGGGACCCACCGCACCGACAAGAGCAGGGTGCGCTGGGGTGATGAGAGCCAGCGCAGCGACGATGTCTCCGGTGGTGGCGCGTACACCCACATGACGCTCCTGAGCTACAACAACACCGGCATGCGGAACCTGTTCCGGGCCTCGTCGATCGCCTCCCTGGACTCCGTGTTCGGCAAGTGGCCGCGCCTGGACCGCGAACTGCTGAACACCTACGCCGAGGGTCTGATCGCCACCACGGGCTGCCCGTCGGGCGAGGTCCAGACGCGCCTGCGGCTGGGCCAGTACCGGGAGGCCCTTGAGGCCGCCGCCGAATTCCGGGACATCTTCGGCAAGGAGAACTACTACTGCGAGCTCATGGACCACGGGCTGTCCATCGAGACCAGGATCCGCGAGGATCTGCTGCGGCTGGCGAAAGACCTGGATCTTCCGCTCGTGGCCACCAATGACCTCCACTACACGCATCAGCACGACGCCAAGGCGCACGAGGCGCTGCTGGCCATCCAGTCCGGCTCCACCCTGCTGGAACCGAGCTATGACGAGGGCGGCTCGCGCTTCGCCTTCTCCGGCACCGGCTACTATTTGAAGTCGCCGCGGGAGATGCGGGAGCTGTTCCGCGACCTCCCCGACGCCTGCGACAACACCCTCCTCATCGCCGAGCGCTGTGAAGTGGGCTTCGAGCACAACAACTACATGCCGAAGTTCCCCTGCCCGCCCGGCGAGAACGAGGACTCGTGGCTCGTGAAGGAAGTGGAGAAGGGCCTCCACTACCGGTACCCCAAGGGCATCCCGGACGACGTCCGCAAGCAGGCGGAGTACGAGCTCGGCATCATCACCAGCATGGGCTTCCCCGGCTACTTCCTCGTGGTGGCCGACTTCATCAACTGGGCCAAGGACCATGGCATCCGGGTGGGACCGGGCCGAGGCTCCGGCGCCGGCTCCATGGTGGCCTACGCTCTGCGCATCACGGACCTCGATCCGCTGCGCCACGGTCTGATCTTCGAACGCTTCCTGAACCCGGACCGCGTCTCGATGCCCGACTTCGACGTCGACTTCGATGATCGCCGCCGTCCCGAGGTCATCGAGTACGTGACCCGGAAGTACGGCGACGAGCGCGTCTCCATGATCGTCACCTACGGCACCATCAAGACCAAGCAGGCGCTGAAGGACTCCTCGCGCGTGCTCGGGTACCCCTTCAGCATGGGGGAGACCCTGACCAAGGCGCTGCCGCCTGCGGTGATGGCCAAGGACATCCCGCTCAAGGACATCGAGGACCCCAAGGCCAAGCGGTACAGCGAGGCCGGGGACTTCCGGGAACTGCTGAAGACGGATCCGGAGGCCGCCAAGGTCTTCGAGACGGCGCTCGGCCTGGAAGGCCTGAAGCGGCAATGGGGCGTGCACGCCGCCGGCGTCATCATGTCCTCGGACCCGATCATCGACGTCGTGCCCATCATGCGCCGCATCCAGGACGGCCAGGTCATCACGCAGTTCGATTACCCCACGTGTGAGGGCCTCGGCCTGATCAAGATGGACTTCCTGGGTCTGCGAAATCTGACGATCATCTCGGACGCCATCGAGAACATCAAGCTCAACCGGGGCATCGACCTGGACCTGGAGAAACTGGAACTGGATGACCAGGCCTCCTACGAGCTCCTGGCCCGCGGTGACACCCTCGGCGTCTTCCAGCTCGACGGCGGGCCGATGCGCTCCCTGCTCAAGCTCATGAAGCCTGACAACTTCGAAGACATCTCCGCCGTGCTGGCGCTGTACCGTCCGGGTCCCATGGGCGCCAACGCCCACACCGACTACGCGCTCCGCAAGAACGGCCTCCAGCCGGTGGTCCCGATCCATCCGGAACTCGAGGAGCCCCTCAAGGACATCCTCGGCGGCACCTTCGGCCTGATCGTGTATCAGGAGCAGGTCATGGCCGTGGCCCAGAAGCTCGCGGGCTACTCGCTCGGCCAGGCAGACATCCTCCGCCGCGCCATGGGCAAGAAGAAGAAGGAGGAACTGGACAAGCAGTTCGCCGGCTTCCAGCAGGGCATGCTGGACAACGGCTACTCGGCCGAGGCCGTCAAGACGCTCTGGGACATCCTGCTGCCCTTCTCCGACTACGCCTTCAACAAGGCGCACTCCGCGGCCTACGGCGTGGTCTCCTACTGGACCGCCTACCTCAAGGCCCACTACGCGCCGGAGTACATGGCGGCGCTGCTCACCAGCGTCGGCGATGACAAGGACAAGTCCGCCGTCTACCTCAACGAGTGCCGCCACATGGGCATCACGGTGCTCCCGCCGGACGTCAACGAATCCGCCCTGACCTTCACCCCGGTGGGCAACGACATCCGCTTCGGCATGGGCGCCATCAGGAATGTCGGCGCCAACGTGGTCAACGCGATGGTGGAGACCCGCAAGGAGAAGGGCGCCTTCACCTCGTTCTCGGACTTCCTGCAGAAGGTCCCGGCCGTGGTCTGCAACAAGCGCACCATCGAATCCCTCATCAAGGCGGGCGCTTTCGACTCGATGCCAGGCAACCGCCGCTCGCTCGTGATGATCCACGAAGAGGCCATCGACTCGGTCATCACGCTCAAGCGCAATGAGGCCAACAACCAGTTCGACCTGTTCAGCGCCCTGGACGATGCTTCGCCGGATTCCGGGCTCACCGTGGAGATCCCGGATCTGCCCGAGTGGGAGAAGAAGGACAAGCTGAGCTTCGAGCGTGACATGCTCGGCCTCTACGTCTCGGATCACCCCCTGCAGGGCATGGAGACGGCGCTGAGCGGCCTCGCGGACACGTCGGTGGCGAGTGTGATGAGCGACGACGGCCCGCCCGACGGCGCGATCGTCACCATCGCGGGCATGATCACCTCCCTCAGCCGTCGCGTCGCCAAGTCCAGCGGCAACGCGTACGCCCGGGCGGAGATCGAGGATCTGGGCGGCTCGATCGAGACCATGTTCTTCGGCCAGGTGTACGGGCCCATCGCCACGATCCTCGCGGAGGACCTCATCGTGGTCGTGAAGGGCCGTGTGCAACGGCGCGACGACGGCTCGGTCACCCTGAACTGCATGGAACTGAGCGTGCCAGATCTCAGCCAGGCGGAGGGCAACGGACAGCTGGTCATCAGTCTGCCGACCCACAAGGCCACCGAGGATCTGGTCGGCCGTCTGGGGGAGGTGCTGCGGAGTCACAGCGGCCGCGCCGAGGTGCGGCTCAAGCTGCAGGGCACCCGCAGCATCGAGCTCATGCGGCTGGGCCGGAACTTTGCCGTGGACCCGAACCCGTCCTTGTATGCGGATCTGAAGGTCCTGCTGGGTCCTGCCTGCCTCGACGCCTGA
- the hisD gene encoding histidinol dehydrogenase, producing MTYTRDVSLDRADFFRTVDLRGRHLNRTELKAAVPRVHEESNQQAEDAVRGIIAEVRAGGHQALRDLAQRFDGVALDSVRVPREALRDALAGLDAGVRAALEESIDRARRFAEAQRPADVETVLAEGAVVRQRWIPVNRVGLYVPGGLAPLASSVIMNVVPALAAGVESVALASPPQKDFGGLPHPTILAAAELLGVEEVYAIGGAQAIVSFAYGVPADGQEEALEAVDLVTGPGNVFVATAKKLVRGVVGIDSEAGPTEIAVLADETAQPALVAADLISQAEHDPRASSVLVTSSVELAEKVREELLRQARTARHSERILTALSGPQSGVVLVDGLEQGIAVADAYAAEHLEIMTADAPAVAARIRNAGAIFVGDYSPVSLGDYCAGSNHVLPTSGTALFSSGLNVTTFLRAVQEIEYSRQGLSEVRTHIEELAEAENLPSHGEAVSIRFR from the coding sequence GTGACTTACACCCGTGACGTATCCCTGGACCGAGCCGACTTCTTCCGCACCGTGGACCTGCGGGGCAGGCATCTGAACCGGACGGAACTCAAGGCCGCGGTGCCCCGGGTGCATGAGGAGTCGAACCAGCAGGCCGAGGACGCCGTGCGGGGCATCATCGCCGAGGTCCGCGCGGGCGGACACCAGGCGCTGCGGGACCTCGCGCAGCGGTTCGACGGCGTCGCCCTGGACAGCGTGCGGGTTCCCCGCGAGGCGCTGCGGGATGCCCTCGCCGGGCTCGACGCCGGGGTGCGCGCCGCCCTGGAGGAGTCCATCGACCGTGCCCGCCGCTTCGCCGAGGCCCAGCGCCCGGCGGACGTGGAGACGGTCCTGGCGGAGGGCGCCGTCGTGCGTCAGCGCTGGATCCCGGTCAACCGTGTCGGCCTGTACGTGCCGGGCGGCCTGGCGCCGCTGGCCAGCTCCGTCATCATGAACGTGGTCCCGGCCCTGGCTGCCGGTGTGGAGTCGGTGGCCCTCGCGTCGCCGCCGCAGAAGGACTTCGGCGGACTGCCGCACCCCACGATCCTCGCCGCCGCGGAACTGCTCGGCGTGGAGGAGGTCTATGCGATCGGCGGCGCCCAGGCGATCGTCTCCTTCGCCTACGGCGTGCCGGCGGACGGACAGGAGGAGGCGCTGGAGGCCGTCGACCTGGTGACCGGGCCTGGTAACGTCTTCGTGGCCACCGCCAAGAAGCTCGTCCGGGGAGTGGTGGGGATCGATTCCGAGGCCGGCCCCACCGAGATCGCGGTCCTCGCCGACGAGACGGCCCAGCCGGCTCTCGTGGCCGCGGATCTGATCAGCCAGGCCGAGCACGATCCGCGGGCCTCGAGCGTGCTCGTCACCTCCTCGGTGGAACTGGCGGAGAAGGTGCGCGAGGAACTGCTGCGCCAGGCCCGCACGGCACGGCACTCCGAGCGCATCCTGACCGCCCTGTCCGGCCCGCAGTCCGGCGTGGTGCTGGTGGACGGTCTCGAGCAGGGGATCGCCGTGGCGGACGCCTATGCCGCCGAGCACCTGGAGATCATGACGGCGGACGCCCCGGCGGTCGCGGCGCGGATCCGCAATGCGGGCGCCATCTTCGTGGGCGACTACTCGCCGGTGAGCCTGGGGGACTACTGCGCAGGCTCCAACCACGTGCTGCCGACCTCCGGCACGGCGCTGTTCTCCTCCGGCCTGAACGTCACCACGTTCCTGCGCGCGGTGCAGGAGATCGAGTACTCGCGGCAGGGGCTCTCCGAGGTCCGCACCCACATCGAGGAACTCGCCGAGGCGGAGAATCTCCCGTCCCACGGCGAAGCGGTGTCGATCCGGTTCCGCTGA
- the nrdR gene encoding transcriptional regulator NrdR, translated as MYCPFCRNADSRVVDSRVTEDGSSIRRRRQCTNCSRRFTTVETTSLSVLKRSGVAEPFSRSKVINGARKACQGRPVTEDDLAMLAQEVEETVRASGAAEIKAHEVGLAILEPLRRLDEVAYLRFASVYQDFDSLDDFEKAIARLRSQED; from the coding sequence GTGTACTGTCCGTTTTGCCGTAACGCCGACTCCCGGGTGGTGGACAGCCGGGTCACCGAGGACGGTTCGTCCATCCGGCGTCGCCGCCAGTGCACCAATTGCTCGCGGCGTTTCACCACGGTGGAGACCACCAGCCTCTCCGTGCTGAAGCGCTCCGGAGTGGCTGAGCCCTTCAGCCGCAGCAAGGTCATCAACGGCGCGCGCAAGGCGTGTCAGGGACGACCCGTCACCGAGGACGACCTGGCGATGCTCGCTCAGGAGGTCGAGGAGACGGTCCGTGCCAGCGGCGCTGCCGAGATCAAAGCCCATGAAGTGGGGCTGGCGATCCTGGAACCGCTCCGGCGGCTGGACGAGGTCGCCTACCTGCGCTTCGCGAGCGTCTACCAAGACTTCGACTCGCTGGACGACTTCGAAAAGGCGATCGCACGGCTCAGGTCCCAGGAGGACTGA
- the ppgK gene encoding polyphosphate--glucose phosphotransferase — protein sequence MIGVDIGGTGIKGGIVNLKNGKLVGERFRIPTPQPATPEAVSEVVAQIVDELCSREGAPNVKAPVGVTFPGIIQHGVCRLAANVDKSWIGVDINALLSERLDRPVEVINDADAAGLAEVRYGAGEDVDGTVLVITLGTGIGSAFIFDGKLVPNAELGHLELDGFDAESKASAVARERDGLSWEEYSVKLQRYFSHVEMLFSPELFIVGGGISKRADEYLPRLDLRTPIIPAKLKNEAGIVGAALQVAQHHKLVK from the coding sequence ATGATCGGCGTCGACATCGGCGGCACCGGGATCAAAGGTGGGATCGTCAACCTGAAGAACGGCAAGCTCGTGGGCGAGCGTTTCCGCATCCCCACGCCGCAGCCCGCCACCCCCGAGGCCGTCTCCGAGGTCGTCGCGCAGATCGTGGACGAACTCTGCTCGCGCGAGGGCGCGCCGAACGTCAAGGCGCCCGTGGGCGTCACCTTCCCGGGCATCATCCAGCACGGCGTCTGCCGCCTGGCCGCGAACGTGGACAAGTCGTGGATCGGCGTGGACATCAATGCGCTGCTCTCCGAGCGTCTGGACCGCCCGGTCGAGGTGATCAACGACGCCGACGCCGCCGGCCTCGCCGAGGTCCGGTACGGCGCGGGCGAGGACGTGGACGGCACGGTCCTGGTGATCACCCTGGGCACCGGCATCGGCTCGGCCTTCATCTTCGACGGGAAGCTGGTCCCGAACGCCGAACTGGGACACCTGGAACTGGATGGCTTCGACGCCGAATCCAAGGCGTCCGCGGTCGCCCGTGAGCGCGACGGCCTGAGCTGGGAGGAGTACTCGGTCAAGCTCCAGCGCTACTTCAGCCACGTGGAGATGCTGTTCTCCCCCGAACTGTTCATCGTGGGCGGCGGCATCTCGAAGCGCGCGGACGAGTACCTTCCGCGCCTGGACCTCCGCACTCCGATCATCCCGGCCAAGCTCAAGAACGAGGCAGGGATCGTCGGAGCCGCGCTCCAGGTGGCACAGCACCACAAGCTCGTGAAATGA